The DNA window GTCCAGTCGGCGATGGGCTTCAGCCGGGTGCTGTACCACAGCCATGAGCGCGGCTTCGCCGGCTGTCACGGCGAAGCGGGCCTGGTGCGTTGGAGCCCCGGCAGCACCAAGCCGACGAGTGTCATCCGCCCGCAGCGGTTCGGCGTACCGCCTCCAGGTGCCAGCGCCGTCGGCGGTCCGCCGCCGCTGCCGAACACGAGCATCGCTGTGCCGACCCGCCAGGCCGGCCCGCGAAACCTCGAAGCGATCGACGACCGCCGCCTGCTCATGAGCGTCGGCGGTCGCCTCTGGATCGTTGACGGCGACGAGGCGAATGAGATCGCGTCGGCGTCATCTTCCGAAGTCGTCGCGATCGTGCCCGACGGCCGGACGTTCCACGTAGTCCACGAAGACGGCGCGATCGCCGCCTTCGACGGGCCCACCCGGCAGATCGTCGGCACGCGGCACCGCCCAATGCGCGTCCGCGCCGCCGGCAGTCTGCCCTGGCTCGGCAGCCGTCGGCTGCTGCTCGCCGGCGATGAAGGCGCAGTGCAATGCATCGGCGGAGACGACCCGCTGGTCACCGAGTACGTCAGCAGCCATCGCGCCCTGCGTTCGATCGCCGGCTCGGCCGACCTCGTCGCCGCCGTGTCGAGCGACCGCCAGCGGCTGATCGTCTGGCAAACCTGGGAAGGCCGCTCGCCACTGGCCGAGATCTACATCACGGCCAAGACGAAGCATCGCGTGGCGGATGTGGATTTCGGTTGAACTCGGCAGGCCGGCCACGAATCTCACGAATGACACACGAAGGAGTGGTGCGCAAACTTGCCCATTCTTTCGTGTCTTGTTCGTGAGATTCGTGGCTCGTTTCTTTTTGCTCAACAGTGAATCCGCCCCGGCGTAATGCGCGCCATGGAATCGATCCGCACCATTCGTCGCCTGCTCACGGTCGTACTTTTCGTCCTGCTCGCCACGCCCGCCTTCGCCGCCGATGACTACTTCCCGCCACCCGATTCCGAAGGCGGCTGGCGGACGCTCTCCGACGCGGCGGATATCCGCAAAATCGCCGGCATGGACCTCGTCCGCCTCGATCAGGCCTACGCACTGACCGAGCGCTCGACCCCCAACGGCGGGCTCGTCGTCGTCCGGCACGGATACCTCGTCTACGAAAAGTACTTCGGCCGCGCCCATCGCAACGCCAACCCCGACATGGCCTCGACCGGCAAGGCGTTCACGAGCATCGCCTGCGGAATCATGCTCAAGGAGTTCAAGGACAAGATTCCCGATGGACTTGATACCAAGGTCTTCACCGAGAAATACCTGCCCGAGGCGTTCCCGCTGGATGACCCGCGCAAGGCGAACATCACGCTCGGCCAGTTGCTCTGCATGACCGCCGGCTACAACGGCGAAGGGCAGTCGCCGACGGGCGTGGTCATGGGCAAGGCCAGCCCGATGAAGCCGGCCAAGGGACAGGACATCCGCGACCTCGACAAGTCTTCCCTGCGCGTGCCACTTTGGACCGATCCCGGCGCGGGGTATTCGTATTCGTCGCCGGCGCCGCATATTGCCTCGATCGTACTTCGCCGGGTAACGGGCATGGAACTGCAGGACTACATCAACGAACGGCTAGCCAAGCCGATTGGCTGGGGGCCGTGGGGCTACTGCCTGCAGCGCGGCGACTTCAAGATGCCTCACGCCAACGGCGCCGGCAGCACTGCGCTGCACGCGACCGATGCAGTCCGCTTCGGCTATTGCCTGGTTCGCGGCGGGCGGTGGAAGGACAAGCAGCTTGTTCCGCCGGAATATCTTGCACTGTGTAACAAGCCTTCGAAGTTCAACCCACATTCCCCCTTCAGCCTGCAGTTCGAGCACAACGCCGACGGCCATGTCGCCGGGGCACAGAAGGACGCGTTCTACAAATCCGGTGCCGGCGGTTTCGGGCTGATCATCGTGCCCTCGCTGGACCTGGTGATCTACAAACTCGGCGGCAAGGACAATCAGTACGACCCCGCCCTAACCGGCCTGCCGCAGCCGTTCAAGTACGACGGCTCGCGCGACAACTGGCAGCCGATCCCGGCGTCGCCGTTCCACGAAGGCAGCCTCGGCGGCGACAACGGTCTGCGACGCGTACTGGAGATGGTGTCGGGCGCAGTGGTGGACTGACAGCGTCGCCGCTTCATGCGACACATCAAGTCTTTCACCCGACCTTCGCCGTCCAGG is part of the Humisphaera borealis genome and encodes:
- a CDS encoding serine hydrolase domain-containing protein is translated as MESIRTIRRLLTVVLFVLLATPAFAADDYFPPPDSEGGWRTLSDAADIRKIAGMDLVRLDQAYALTERSTPNGGLVVVRHGYLVYEKYFGRAHRNANPDMASTGKAFTSIACGIMLKEFKDKIPDGLDTKVFTEKYLPEAFPLDDPRKANITLGQLLCMTAGYNGEGQSPTGVVMGKASPMKPAKGQDIRDLDKSSLRVPLWTDPGAGYSYSSPAPHIASIVLRRVTGMELQDYINERLAKPIGWGPWGYCLQRGDFKMPHANGAGSTALHATDAVRFGYCLVRGGRWKDKQLVPPEYLALCNKPSKFNPHSPFSLQFEHNADGHVAGAQKDAFYKSGAGGFGLIIVPSLDLVIYKLGGKDNQYDPALTGLPQPFKYDGSRDNWQPIPASPFHEGSLGGDNGLRRVLEMVSGAVVD